TCCAAGACATTTCAACTTTTACCAGACTGAAGGTTTAGAAACCTAATCAAATGGATTAAAATACTCACTCAGAACTCTTGCTTTAATAAAATCTTCCCATCACTTGTACCTTCAGACAATAGTATCTTTCTGGCAACTAAATGCCAATGGATGAGTTTATTACAAGTAGACATGGATTACAGTTACTTCTGTTACATCTTTCATAACAAGGATGTTGTATTTTGAGTTGCAATATTTTCACTGGCTTTTAGGTCAGATAACTTTCATGGGTGAACTATAAGGAAACTTGAATTTGTATTGTCTTGTAGGGATTTAAGGTTGTGGTAAGACAGTGTCTctataagaaatacagaaatctAATTTGAGGACATGCTAAAACACAtcaataactttttatttaaatagaagaatCAAAActttaaagttacttaaaaaatcattcatggaagtaattaaaacaaagttttacagATTCTAAATTCTCTTGTGAAATATCACTAGTATTTTTGCCAATatcatatgcatattttaaaggttttactgACTTCCATGTCAAGTGTTTGACATGATTAGCAATATTAACTATGATTATGATGAGACCTCTGAAAATTAAGTCTAGGCAACTTCCCTGTTGCCAAAGTTGTTATAATGTTTTGGTTCTAATACAATAGGAGACTAACCTGAAGCAAGCGATtgattatttcacattttctaaagATAGGGATTTCACTTTCCACAAAGTCCTGTCATATTTCACAGCAGAAAAATGACTTAGCAGAGGGAAGTTCAGAAACAACCTCCCCTCTCACTCATCCACAGCGGATGCTAGATTTGATTCAAATacaggaggcagggatgggaaaGAGTCATCCTGGTCAGTCCCACTTTCAAATTAATTAGGatggtgaaagaaaaataaaatgaagtttttattcttctaaatCCTAACTTAAAATAGGATTGCccaaaatgtctaaaattaaaaaaaaaaaacacctaagaTAATACCAAAGACTATGTgctaaaatttacttatttactttaaaaagaaaatctcctgCACTGAAGGAAAATAGTATAAAGTACATTACCAACCTTCAAAAGTTAGCATGTAAAGAGTATTCTAGCTTCAAACCATTGCCTTTCTTAAAGTATTCTATAGGAAATTCATGGATCAAAAACAAATACAGGGGCCTCAAATGCACTGATTAATAATcttaaatatcaaaaaagaaaagtaacttaGCTCTGTGGGTAAGAAGAAGCAAAATTTCAGGGACTTAGTATCTTAATCTTTAAGtgatcatacaatttttttttttagagttgaGCAGtttaagtagaaataaatacTAGTACACGCTAGAAGAGAAGGTTTAATAATtgataaaaaatgtacaaaaatattcaaatcagAAATGCTTTAGAATGTGTACCATGAAGTCAATACTTCTCAGTGAATAGGGAAGGTAAAAACTTCCTcaatgaaaaaaagcaagagaaaagatcggattaaaaaaaaaaaagacaactgttAAATTGTTTACGTCAacaatgatttttgttttagacaAGGATATTGCAACCATCACCTAAAGTTTGGTGGCACATTCTTTAGTAGGTCCTTAAGGCAAGATATTTAAACTAATTTACAATTTGATTTgatgttaactttttaaacatcACCTCAAAATAATGCCCTCACAAtagcctttttaaaatgtattcagatgtttcataaaaaataatggtGGCTTTATTATAGTAGTGCTCATTAGCACCACTACAGTTAAGGGTCTACCAGGTTTCCATTAAGAACACCCATTTCTGAGTTCACCATAAAAGATCACGTCGGCTTTTACCAGTCGGGTAGTGCACAAAAAAGCAGTTTTATCAGTTGCTGGTGCTTTTTTTTGTACTACTAGatatcaaaaattttttattatatcttcaAAATCCAACTTCTATAAAGTAAATCAAATCACCTCATGACTTAGACTTTAGAACAAAGTAGAGACATCTGCAGTTATCAGAAAATTGCCACCTTTAATCCATCCTGCAGTGCCCTATGAAAGGGTCACAGAAAGACAGTTATGACCGTAGGAAAATATGATTCTTGATACAGAAtcaaaagttattttcaatttcctttgcttttataaagTCCACAATAACAATACttaaatgcactttttttttttctgtgatataaTTAAAACCCAGTGTTATTTCAACTGAACTTAAAATAGAGTCCCTGGTCTGAATTAGACTTTAAATCATACTGTAAACATATTTGGTATAATTTATTGATCATCATCCAGTTGCTCCAAAAGGGTCCTTCTGCGCTTTTCCAATTCCCCTTCACTCAGTTCACTGCCAGAAGTATCCCAATtaccctgaaaataaaattacatttgaagTCAGTACTCAAAACGTTAAATAGTGAtgaaactttgaaaaaagaaCCCAAAACCTATATAGATTCTCTTCTACAGAAACAAACACACCACAGGATTTAAAGACTGACCTCTTTCCTAAAAGCCTGTTAATGGATTAACTAAGTACTCTTTGCTTATATTATGGGATATACTTGGAATTCTGAGACTTCTGTTTACTTCTTGGTTTACATTAATATGTAGACCAGGGAGAATAGTTCATACCagtttataaatgtaaaacatcTTGTTTCCATTCAATGGAAGCTGGGTGTTCTATTCCTAGGTATTATATCCTTgttaatttttcagattctagGTTGTCCTATAAGTGTTTTATATTACAGAAAAGTAGTATGCTGTAATCATACTATTGTGCCCAGATAAGCATTCAAGATTTATGAGCAGGACAACACTTaggctggaaaaaaatttaaaaaataaaaatactgcattaTCTGTgagaaaattatctttgaaaagtaGACAGTtcacctctcttcctttctcctttacaGATTTCACTTAACCTACTGTCAGGAAGAAACTATTAAGCTGCTAAGTAAGCATAGAGGAAAACATTCATTCCTCGCCACGGATGTGCATCAGACTCACCagtgcagctttaaaaaaaacaaaaacctccacCCTATTCCCACTGAGTCAATATCCAGAGGGAGGACCAGGGTTTATCTATACAGTTTAAACTCTCAATTGGTGATTCAGCGGTATTACACTTGCTAAGCCCACAGCATTGGTAGAAGGAATGGCAAGGTGAAAAAGGCATGTTACTGCGCTCTggcatacacaaacatacacacacacatatgggaAACTAAGGATTAATTTTGTAATTTGATATTAAAATAGTAGCTTTCGCTTATATGATCCTCCTATCCATTTGCCCTCACCTCTCCTCTCTAATGATTAGTTACTGGGGagctacagaattttttttttttttaaggaatataaaaTTTAGGATGCTTAAATTGGGTCATTCATGATCACTTAGGTTAGAAAACTATTTTGTGTGAAAGGCAGTTAAATGAcacttttgtattttgaaaatacaggtaTGAAAGAATTCCTAAATAAATACTTACAGAAtcctttccagtctttttcttagGTGATTTGTGTTTTGATTCTGATCTTTGTCTAGTTCTATCTTTTTCGCTTTCccggtctttttcttttttatccttctCTCGTTCAGCATCTGACTCTGGAGAGtcctgtgtaaaaaaaaaaaaaaaagcatcttgaTGAAGAAaccattctaatttttaaaaaatccttatgtaggtaatatttacatattataacAGGGTATGTGTTCCTAGAGTGGTGAAATTTGAATTGTGAACCTCAAGGATTCTGCTACACTCCCAGGATTCACAGAAGGATGATGGTCTTTCCTATGGGAAGGATGACTGACATTCTGATAAGAGTAAAATACCACTATGAGCTTCACTAAATTAGACATGAAGGTACATTTAAATCTTAGGTACACATCAAGATACACGAATCTTGAGAACTGAGAGTAGAGGAAGAAGCTGTGTAGACATTTAAACTGTGGTTCTCAACAACAGCTGCAATACATcagtataaaacacacacacgctAGGGGCATTCTCTAAGATTAATGCAAAAAACCAGAGTGGGAATCTTaacactgtttatttttttccccaaagctcaCCAGAAGATTTCACTGGTAGATTAAGGTGAACAGACTATACGACTCTTGCGTTTAGGTGCCCTGGCCTGCACTGACTACAAAGGACTAGATAGAAAATCAGGCTCTAAGCCACTGAGGAAGTTTAAGGGCAGAAGCCGAGATGCAGGATGAAAATTAAGAGGTTGCTTACAGATTTATGTcttctcttcttgcttttcttcttatGTTTTTTTGACTTCTTATAACTTCTCTCTAAagcaggatgaaaagaaaaaaaagtcagaatttgAGGACATCCAAGTGTCAATGATTTTAATCAAGTTAAAAGATACATTTACCAGATTCAGCGCTAGAAGAATGTTCTGAAGCAGAACGAGACTCTGATcgctgtctttttttctttgagtggCTGTCATCATCATCTGAATCTGACCcctaaataatacaaataaagtttaatttgtaATGATACtaacaaatatttcaattttcaatACACGTGTGGTGCACTTTTAAATAAACTTCCTTACCGATCGAGAACGGGAACGTTTCCTGTGatgctttttagattttttagaaTGTTTCTTATTCTTTGAATGATGATGTTGACATTCATGctacaggagaaaagaaaaaaatttcagaagtttATACTTGACAGAGCAGATCATAAAAGAATAACTAGCTTTACAAATAAGTTCTCAGAGTAAAACCGCTTTCATTTTGCATATCTGGGACGTATTCCCctcttgaaactgaaaagaattatcacttaaaatgttctcttctgtTCCTTAACTATCCTGTACTCACTCATTTAGACCTCTAAACacaacaatgtttaaaaatattaataaatactttttgtaGCAGTGAGATAGTGTGGGTTCAGCAGAGACAACTGATACCCTTCTTTATAAAGGCACAATCTCTAGAAAAGTCCACTGCtttcagaaataatgaaatacaatTACATTCACACATGATTTGGTGAATGTGGCTTTGGTTAGCACACTGGGCTCAGCACTGAGATAAACAACTACCTCAGAACTATCTTTTAAGATACAGGAGGTTGGTCTcagaaattaaatgcaaaatctATTCTTTGATTAAACCCATGTGGCATTCCCTTCCTAGTCAAACTTAAGACATCCAAAGGCAATCTAGTAACTAATCCAAatgaaatcagaaagagaaatgttaCCTCTTTTAACTCTTTTACTAACTCAGTTACCAGGCTAGTAACAAATAGGAAATGCTGCAGCAAAAGCTCCTCGTCTCCAAACATATCTAAGGCTTTGAAAACTGTTTTACTTTACAAGTAAGTGGAAATGAAAAATCTAGTAAAgggactctgattttttttttttttttatgtcactgAATGCCaattcttctccctttcttcctcaagGCCCAGATTACTGGGATCCAAAACATATTCCAGTATGTTCAGCCCTTCCCTATGCTACATCATTAGCTCCATTTATGACCTCACCACTTGACTCTCAGCACAGGTCATGAATCTTATTGAAGATTCTTGAATTGGGGGAAAATGTTAAGACACTACCTAGAACAgagcttttcaaaattaaatgtacattttagtGCCtgaaaatcttgttaaaatgattCTGATGCAGGATTTCTGCCGAAGGGGCCTTAAGTCCTGCACTTCTAAAGAGCTTCCAGGTAATGCAGATGCTGATATGAAACATATTTTGAGTAGGAAAGATCTAGAGACCAACAGAAGTAGACGGAGAGGCAGCTGGGAAACTATAAACAATACATGTGGGTACATGTTAACTGTTGTCAACATCgatattcaagaaaaataaatccaatgaaATAGTCAACAGTGTATTAAGTGACCTGCAATACCCCATGACCATGCAACACTCTATTATTAAGTACGTGCtagctttcagcttttctgtaaagtATCAATTTCTTTATAACTGACAGCATATCTGTTAAAAGCACTGGCCCTTGAGTCAAACCACCTGGGTTGGAATCCCTTCCCTGCAAattgctctctctctgcctcagtttgctcatctataaCTTCATAGGGTCGTTGTCAGCATTAAGTTCATATATGTAACATGTGTAAAACAATTAGAACAGCTCTTGGCCCACATAGGCACCAAATACTATTATTCAGGTAACTACTGGTCAATTAACCATTACTTACTATCTACAAGTGCCTACCTGAAATCTTCATCAAAATACCCTTAATTCAGCTAACAGAGCAACTGGCAATTTTATCATTACTTTAACAAAAACTTACTACCTTATTCCACTTAAAGAACACCCCTGTCTAACGTAGTATAGTATTTGAAATGTGCTTAGAAGTTGTTTTCTATCTGCTTTTATAAGATTTTAAGTTCTCTTCAGGTTTACTAGCCATTCCATGTGACTGCTAAATTGCTGAATTTCTATAACattgtaaaaatatgaaaaagtaggAATAGTCTCCATAAACAAATCTCTATTTCCATGCAAGcttagtttctttcacttaaaagcAGTTTCTATAGAATGCCATCCCAGGTAGTAAATACTTTTGTATAAAAGCAGTGTAATTTAAGAAACACACTTTGATCATTCTAAATtcttcaatttttgtttgtttttatatattttgtaatatttcagCCACTTAGGAGAATAATAAAATTACCTCAAGCACATgcataaaatctttaaatattcgTTTCCTTTCAGACTCTAGAGTTATGTCCTCGAATGCTGGCTCTTTTACAAATCTCTCCCGGATCTGAAAAATTTAGATAGGAAACAAATGTGTGAATACATAGAAAAGTATACCAACACGACTAAAAGGTATCATAGCAAGCAAAAACTGTGACAGCCCAGTTCCTCTCAAAGCCTTTATTTCCTTCCCTGTAGTATTCCTAAGTGTAGTCAAGCTGACTTTATACTCTTCAAATAATTTCAGCTTATCTTTGTGGCTACAGgctataaaatgggaaagaaattaCTTAAATCTTCAGTTGTAAAGGAAGCagtttattagaaaaattttagtAGTATACATACATCTTCCCAGACAGCATCCAATTCTATTGGAGGAGTAGCTTGTTTCAACATACTCTTAAATGCAGATTCTTTTCGTTTCATCTTCCGagcctcctctttttctctttcacgTTCACGGGCTTCTGCCTTTtctagtaactttttaaaaatcatatttaattagTTATAATAGTACAATTGTAATTTGTGAATTAACTGAAATAATTCATTATTCTGTAAGTATTCTCCCATCATCTGTAAGTTAAGGGCCAACTTATAACACCAGTTAATTTTAGCAAAGGAAGCATAACATCAGCATCACCGAAATACACTTTCTTTTACACTTTACCCTGGAAGACTGTCCACTAGTCTGTAAAGCCCTATTCTTATTCCCTTGTTTGAATGGCCTACATACATTATTAAAAACTGTACTAATAATCTGTTTACAGCAATAAAGATGATAACTTACACTATTGAAAGCCAACTTAATATTTCCAGCATCTAATGTGGTTGATCTCTTAGTTGAGCTGATTATTGCCACAAAGTCTTCAAAAGTAGTATTTACTTCAACTACAAATCCTTTATcctaaaaaatagaaatcttgtTAATATTAATAACATAAATCAAAggaatatagtatttttaaaaataaactccagaGGAACACTTAATAGCAAGTATACTGTTTACCTTTAGAATGTCTTTTATTATCTTCTTCTCATCATGGTAACGTGCTTTAAGATCCTCAACATAAAACTTGAAAAGGTCAAGTGCAGTTGATCCTAATGAAAAAACTAAAGAAGTCAAAAGCTAGCTCTAATCAAAGAGCTGCaattactttttttgtttataaaacaaaagaaagcactccccctccccccaacacaacCACCTTTCCCTCTGTCCCATTTCAACTTTCGTAACTacaaattaggaaagaaaagaatctcaCCCGGCTGACCAAGCATATTAGTGAATCTAATGTCAGAACTAATTGTTGGATACAACTCCATCCAAGACGACATAGAATGCAGTTGTCCATGTTCATGCAGTTCATCTAAAAATATCTGGGGGAAGGGgacaacagtaacaaaataaaCCCATTATATACTGAAAAGCCATCTTCAAGGACATTAGAAAAACAGTTTAACATAGatgaaaatacacattaaaaacatCGGAACATTTAAAACTCTTCTAAAGAATACTTGCTCTTAGATGAAAGTAAAATCTGCTATTTggcaaaaaattattttgtacttttagagaaaaaaaccCTTGAAAAAGTAATTACCTTTCCAAGTTTTGGTTTACTGACCTTTAAGGTAGATCATCATTTCcagtttaaaaatttatgtgcAAATAAAGTCAAAACATTGGATATTATCTCAAATGAAAAAGCTAAAGAATATGTAATcatgtttaaagttttaaaatataatacctaATGTGTTCtgggcattttctttttaatttgattttattttctaagaggAAGATACAAAATTTTACCAAAGTGATACATTTAATAGTTTGGGGAGTAGGACTCAACCCCCATATCTAATTTCAAAacctatttcctttctttcacagtACTActataacttaaatttttatattctcaCTCCAATTTCTTCTCCTCTTTGCCCTTTTTTACTATTTGCTGACCTTCAGGGCAACATACTGGGATTTTAGTCCTCAGCAAGTTCCACATTTCCTGCTTCCCCAAATCCTTAGGGAGTTAATCCTATAAACAAATGTCTATAAAAAATTACGGTACAAATTCTGCTCCTAAAATTCCTGTACCTGCACTGctcagtatggtagccactagtcagATGTAGCTTCTGTAAGTATTATGAAGCATGGCTaatctgaactgagatgtgccaGCCATATATAACACACAATGttatattctgaatatttattttgaatattaccaaaaaaataaaatttaaaaatattgattgatttaatATCTCTTATGAAGAATTTGCAATGGTTTAAAATAAGGAGAACTATatgataaaatacaataaaaataaggaaatctgggccacagaaaatataacaaaaagttCAATACTACTAGGACTAAAGAAATGTGAAGAAGAAATCCTAATGTAAAGGCCACAAAGGTCTTTTAGCTAAGCCTTAAATATGGCTTTATATCCAATTAGCATGTGTCTGGCATGGTTTCTGATCACTATTGATATAGGCGGTGTTACCATGTTAAATTGGTTGTGCTGCAGATATTCAGCTCAGTAATTTTTCTCTGCTACTATCCTTCCTGTCAAAAGGCATATTCAGAACATcagtaaaatgaattaaaagagaCCCGAATCAAATTCTGGGTGCGGTAACAATCCCTGGTTTTAATAATACTCTGAATTGATCCCTCGGGAAACCACTAAGATAATAAAAGGAACCCATCAACAGTAGTAAATGTTAAGCTTTTACACAGAATTAGGACTGAAATAATGCTATTGGCTGTGACGTTTAAGATGATTAATGATCTTTGGCACAGTGGGGAGTTTTCTAAAAGCACTTTAAAGTGATCTAAAGCAAGCTaagttttgagaaccactgctttagggGATGACAAGGTATTCTACCCTACACCAAACAACTGTTctttcaagaaataaaacttatttaaGCCACTGTAACTTAGTGCTTAGCCTAATACAATGTTTAATGAAAGAGACCCTATAATTAAAAGATGCCAcagattcaaattctggctccactACTCAGTAGTTGAATTTGGGCAagtacttcacctctctgagcccatttcCTTAACTATTTAAATGGACATGACAAAAACAGTACTTACTTTCATAAGATAAGGCTGTCATAAAAATTAAGaggttataaattttaaatgtaagcaaTCAGCTAATTCCAACTACTATATTATTATTGAAATGGGAATCTggtgaaatataaaatgtaaaaattcactGCTTCATGATAGTCTCCATTACTGAGAGTATAAAAGTGATACCTGGAGGTAAAAATAAGCCACTGGCCTATATAAAGTATATGTAATTTTAGATCCTCTGTATAGTATTTAAGAAATTATGGCCCATCCTCATAACTATACCACACCCTTCCCTATGGTTTTCTAGAGCCAAAAATAACCAATTAGTATCAATGACGCATCCCACATTTTACTTTCAGTCTTCCCTCATATTATTCCTCTTTCCCAAGTGAAGCATTATCTATCAGGACTCACTCTGAATACCAAGTCTGCTACAGTTTATGTTCCCCTAATCTGAAATGGCTACTCTCCTTGAGTGCATTCATAACTAACTGTAGAACTTAAGAGCTAAATGTGTATGGATCCTGTGCAAAGCCCAAGTTAATGATCTGTGAGATCAGCATTCTCCAAATTGTTTCTATCACTGTTAAAGCTCACTAGCcacattataaaataaagctagaaagcagttttttttaattacctgaaAAGATTCTCTATTTTTACGCTGTCGTCTCCTTTCCCTCAAcaaactcttctgtttttcttcttcttcttccttttctaaagcCCGAATGTGTTCTTCAAAGCAAATTaatgcatcttctttatccatgtctagaatttttcagttaaaaaaaaatttaaatgtcaagtAACAGTGaacagtttaattttttgaagtaacTTCCtacaaaattcaaattcattttacCAGAATACTTCTATTTAAGCTCAAATATGACTTTTAATTATCTAAATAggaaatgtttaaggaaaaatttcaaaatgacctCATTAAAATAAGATACTCTGAATCCAAGGATGAAACAAAGACAATGCATAtgacacaataaaaataaaattattatgacACAATTTGTCAGCAGTATCAGAATTACCCAAGGAGCTTTTCAAAGTATAGAATGCTAGGCCTTATCTCAAATCTACTGCAGCATGGTATTCAGAGGGGTAATCAAGAAggttataatttaaaaaccaacCAGGTAGGTCAGAAAAAGACAGAACCTAGTGAAGCTTACTGTAAAATGATGCTAATgcattttttttgccttttgtaaaTTTCTAAAGCCATTAACCTCGAGAGAACAGCATGAGTAAAATGTGGTCATTAATTTGGTTCCCAGTAAGTCACATATAATGGCAAAGGACAGTTTCAGGCTTAACCTAATAAACATATTTCAAGGATTATCTGATAAAGCTAACTTcagattttgagaaaaatattttgtcctGAATCACAAAACTCAATTAGAAAGAAATATCCTATTTGGAAGCACATGAAACACTATTTCAGGAATGgacaattatataaaattcagtttctgatctcattaaaaaaagagcatTTTTCACGGCTGGACTACTTTTTGTACTATCTCCCACTTAGTCATCATTCTTACTCTGTAATTCCTCGTCTTCTGCAAATGTTGGATTATCCATCAGATACTGCTGGGCTTCAGACCAAGTAGTAGAGTATGTTACGTTAGCCATGTTGTCAAGTATGTTTTTCAAGGCTTCCCAATTCCTTTTTCGCAACTGCTTTGCTTGCTCCTAAATTTTAAGtatgaaagtatattttaaagttcaaaGAAAGTATTATATCTGAACAGCAATTAGTgaatgtttctccacattctaactGATTACCAAATTTGAAACGTTACCCAATTACTTTAAATACCAACACTATTGACATTTCCAGTGCTCTTCCCTAACTTCTTGGCTTGGTActtaagttctattttttttttacctctattCTAAAGCCAGAATCTGGaattctccctctccccagctcccttaCAAAATCTCTTTCCACAACCATGCATTATAGACACAGTCTAAACTAAAGTTACTGCAGATAAATCACATAATGGGTAAATGCTAATGTATTCAACCACTTTCAGTTATTGTCAAATTTTTGTTAATAATACTGACATTTCTATAAGTCTCCTGGAAAGACTGCATAATACACAACTTAGTGCATAACAAAACAGACATGAGCAAAAGAGGTGCTTTAAAATACTGTCCTACAAATACATTTCATGGTAACAATTACACTTTACTGCCATTCTgataaaagaatcaaataaatgcATAGTAAGTAAAAATACTGAGTATATTTTAAACCTAATGAGCTAAGAAAAAAGGGTATTCTTCAAAGTGGGCATAAAACAGCCAATTAATGACAATTTAAGTATTAGTTGCATAAACCTCTACCTACTTTGTTCACATCAATACTTAACTATATAGGTGCTATTTTTAAGCCTAACTTCTAATAAATAGCTCTGCTGCACCATATAAACTAGTcgataaaacaacaaaaatggatCATGTAATAAAGTAactcaattagaaaaaagaaacatcttgttttatataaaaataccaataaGAGTGAAgaataccttttctttttttgaaagaaagaataaaacatctTCGTAGATTTCAAGACGATCACGTTCTGATATTGCATTCCAGACTTCCATCTCTCCAAACATTTGCTCTGCTTTTCTATtcattaaaaagagtaaatgttaccCGAcattatacaataaaaattaattttaaacgaCTTTAATTTTATACTAAACTTAAAACCACTATTCTTTTCCACTCTTTAGTTCATAactatattataaaagaaaacttttggataattaagaaaaataacagcTTAGGCCTTGATTTCTCCTTAGATATAGAGGGGTAATTCCAACTGAGTAAGGTGTTTTGTTAAGACTATCTCTACTTCTCAGGTTAGCTACAGACTATCAAACTGCCCATGGAACTAAATTATAGACttcaaaaaactgttagaaatttAGTTAACAGATAAAATATggctatttaaagaaatgaagagttCTTCACTAAGGCTTTTCTgtaaaactgaggaaaataagaaaacacaaagggaaaatgaacATAATAGCCtattctaaaaatgttaataCTGAGTTatcaacaattttaaataaagcactCCAAAATAAAGAGTGCTAtataaaagtgaattttcaaaatGCTATACATAATGAAAGTAGCCTATTTCTATTCCAGAAATACAAAAACTTTTGATTGTTATATTAAGGAGAAATGAGTCAAACTTTGATTATTAAGTGAAATCTTTTCCCCCATTTTGTTCTAGTCAAGAACTCAAAGTCTACAGATTCCACATTTAATTACTGACTTATCTTTTACCTTATGAAACTGCCACATTCACAATCATAGCTCTATTTAATAAGCATTAACTCTGGATTAGTTACTAGACTTGGCAAAAAGTATGACACAGAAAAAGTGTAGCAATCATACATTATCATCACTAAAAATCTTACTTGTATCTAGTTGTAGAAGtcattttttcatgattttcaagAAAACGCTGAAAGGATTCCTTAGCCTCTTTGTATTTAGATcttgcttcttctttttcttctttctctgtctggacTTTATAAGCATTAAAGGcctgctttttttcactcaacttTG
The genomic region above belongs to Camelus ferus isolate YT-003-E chromosome 5, BCGSAC_Cfer_1.0, whole genome shotgun sequence and contains:
- the PRPF40A gene encoding pre-mRNA-processing factor 40 homolog A isoform X5; this translates as MCSGSGRRRSSLSPTMRPGTGAERGGLMMGHPGMHYAPMGMHPMGQRANMPPVPHGMMPQMMPPMGGPPMGQMPGMMSSVMPGMMMSHMSQASMQPALPPGVNNMDVAAGATSGAKSMWTEHKSPDGRTYYYNTETKQSTWEKPDDLKTPAEQLLSKCPWKEYKSDSGKPYYYNSQTKESRWAKPKELEDLEGYQNTIVAGSLITKSNLHAMIKAEESSKQEECTTTSAAPVPTTEIPTTMSTMAAAEAAAAVVAAAAAAAAAAAAANAGASTSASSTVSGTVPVVPEPEVTSIVATVVDNENTVTISTEEQAQLTSTPAVQDQSVEASSNTGEETSKQETVADFTPKKEEEESQPAKKTYTWNTKEEAKQAFKELLKEKRVPSNASWEQAMKMIINDPRYSALAKLSEKKQAFNAYKVQTEKEEKEEARSKYKEAKESFQRFLENHEKMTSTTRYKKAEQMFGEMEVWNAISERDRLEIYEDVLFFLSKKEKEQAKQLRKRNWEALKNILDNMANVTYSTTWSEAQQYLMDNPTFAEDEELQNMDKEDALICFEEHIRALEKEEEEEKQKSLLRERRRQRKNRESFQIFLDELHEHGQLHSMSSWMELYPTISSDIRFTNMLGQPVFSLGSTALDLFKFYVEDLKARYHDEKKIIKDILKDKGFVVEVNTTFEDFVAIISSTKRSTTLDAGNIKLAFNSLLEKAEAREREREKEEARKMKRKESAFKSMLKQATPPIELDAVWEDIRERFVKEPAFEDITLESERKRIFKDFMHVLEHECQHHHSKNKKHSKKSKKHHRKRSRSRSGSDSDDDDSHSKKKRQRSESRSASEHSSSAESERSYKKSKKHKKKSKKRRHKSDSPESDAEREKDKKEKDRESEKDRTRQRSESKHKSPKKKTGKDSGNWDTSGSELSEGELEKRRRTLLEQLDDDQ
- the PRPF40A gene encoding pre-mRNA-processing factor 40 homolog A isoform X2, with the protein product MCSGSGRRRSSLSPTMRPGTGAERGGLMVSEMESHPPSRGPGDGERRLSGSSLCSSSWVSADGFLRRRPSMGHPGMHYAPMGMHPMGQRANMPPVPHGMMPQMMPPMGGPPMGQMPGMMSSVMPGMMMSHMSQASMQPALPPGVNNMDVAAGATSGAKSMWTEHKSPDGRTYYYNTETKQSTWEKPDDLKTPAEQLLSKCPWKEYKSDSGKPYYYNSQTKESRWAKPKELEDLEGYQNTIVAGSLITKSNLHAMIKAEESSKQEECTTTSAAPVPTTEIPTTMSTMAAAEAAAAVVAAAAAAAAAAAAANAGASTSASSTVSGTVPVVPEPEVTSIVATVVDNENTVTISTEEQAQLTSTPAVQDQSVEASSNTGEETSKQETVADFTPKKEEEESQPAKKTYTWNTKEEAKQAFKELLKEKRVPSNASWEQAMKMIINDPRYSALAKLSEKKQAFNAYKVQTEKEEKEEARSKYKEAKESFQRFLENHEKMTSTTRYKKAEQMFGEMEVWNAISERDRLEIYEDVLFFLSKKEKEQAKQLRKRNWEALKNILDNMANVTYSTTWSEAQQYLMDNPTFAEDEELQNMDKEDALICFEEHIRALEKEEEEEKQKSLLRERRRQRKNRESFQIFLDELHEHGQLHSMSSWMELYPTISSDIRFTNMLGQPGSTALDLFKFYVEDLKARYHDEKKIIKDILKDKGFVVEVNTTFEDFVAIISSTKRSTTLDAGNIKLAFNSLLEKAEAREREREKEEARKMKRKESAFKSMLKQATPPIELDAVWEDIRERFVKEPAFEDITLESERKRIFKDFMHVLEHECQHHHSKNKKHSKKSKKHHRKRSRSRSGSDSDDDDSHSKKKRQRSESRSASEHSSSAESERSYKKSKKHKKKSKKRRHKSDSPESDAEREKDKKEKDRESEKDRTRQRSESKHKSPKKKTGKDSGNWDTSGSELSEGELEKRRRTLLEQLDDDQ